The Pseudomonadota bacterium DNA segment GCACAAGTGTCAGCGCCATGCGAAGAGCACCCCTAGATACCAGCCGAGTTCACTGCACTGTTGTACGGCGCCGAGGCAGTCGCCGGTGTAACCGCGGAGCTTTCGCTCGAAGGCCAGACGGCTGACGCCATGGCCGATAGCCACGCCTACTAGCCCCATCAGCAGTGCCGTTGCTGCGAGGTCTAGGCCTATCCCGAACAGCGCGAATCCAACCCCGAGAGCAGTGGTTGCGACTGCGATGAGCAAACCGCCCGGTTCGATTCCCTCGGCGACAGGCTTCGCTATGCCGTGATCACGTGCGTAGCAGCTGCTCGCGACAGTGAAGACGGCCGAGAGGCGGCTCACCGCGTGTCCAGCGAGCAGCGCCGCCACCGCTTGATGGAGCGTTAGTGCCGCGAGCACAGCCACCTTGGCGGCGAGGATGAGTACCAGTGCGATGGTCCCGTAGGTGCCGAGGCGGCTGTCGCGCATGATCTCGAGGCTGCGCTCGCGTGTCAGTCCGCCGCCAATTCCATCGCAGGTGTCGGCCAAACCGTCCTCGTGAAAAGCACCGGTTACCAAGACGGTCGCTGCGGTCGATAGGATCGCGGCAAGCGAAGGGTGGTCGAAGCCCATCATCACCACCACGTAGATGACCGCAGCCAAACCGCCAACCAGGACACCGACGGCTGGGTAGTAGCGGATTGCGCGGGAAGCGCGCGCCTGAGAATAGACCTGATTTGTATCAACTGGGAAACGGGTCAAGAACTGCAGAGCGAGAAGGAAGAGCGCGTACTGTTCACCGAGCCACCTCACAGGCGTGTGGCCCTTGCGTCTCAAGTGCGGCCCGACACGCCCGCTTCGGCAAAGCTCGCCATGTCCCGTAGCACGGCGGCCGCGCTCTTCACGATAGGCCAAGCGAGAAGAGCACCGGTGCCCTCACCGAGCCGCATGCGCAGGTCGAGCAGCGGGGTCGCTTCGAGGTGTGCCAGCAGGTGATCATGCCCTGGTTCTGCGGAGCGGTGGGCATACACGAGCGCCGCCGCGATCTCCGGAGCCAAAGCGGTAGCGTGCAAGGCGGCCGCCGTGGCGATGAAACCGTCCACGAGCACCAACCGATGGCGCCTCGCTGCTGCCGTCATCGCTGCAGCCATCATTGCAATCTCGAAGCCCCCGTACTCGATCATCGCGTCGCGCGGCGCGAGAGGTGTGGGTGTTCGGGCGGCAGCCTGCGAAAGCACCTCAAGTTTACGGTCTACCCCCACGGCATCGAGGCCGGTCCCTGGCCCGACCAGAGAGGCGAGCGGGATACCGGTGATCTTGTGCCCGATGAGCGCGGCGCTCGACGTGTTGCCGATACCCATTTCGCCAAGGCAGATCACGTCGCTGCAGGCGATCTCGCCGAGTTCCGTTCCGTGCCGCCATGCGGTCTCATACTGATCACCGTTCATCGCAGGTGAGCAATGCGCGTTGGCCGTTCCCGCCGCTACGCGACGGTTCAGTAGTGCGGGATGATCGTTCGCGTCTCCGGCGACACCGGCATCGATGACCTTCAGCGTCACATCCAGCGCCTGCGACATCACGCTAGCTGCAGCTCCGCCTTCGAGGAAGTTCGCCACCATCTGCCGAGTCACTTCCGGCGGATACGCCGAGACGCCACTGGCGGCGATGCCATGATCGGCGGCGAACAACAGCAACTCGCAACGCTCCGCGTTCGGCGTCAGGGTTTGTTGCAACAGGCCGATCTGCACGCCCAAGCTTTCCAGGCGACCAAGGGCGCCGACGGGCTTTGTCTTGCTGTCCATTGCCTCGCGCAAGCGAGTGGCAAGAGGTTGTCGTGTCGTCACAATGTGCTCCAATCTACACGTTTAGTCAGACGCCCCAGGGCGAGGCGATCCCTGGCCGGTTCGTAGTCGTTCAGCACCGCAGCCTGCTCCGTCGGGCTGCGGGACTGCCATCCTTTGATCTCGTTCATGGTCCGGCCGCACCCGACTGAGGTAGCTAGCGCATCGTCTAGGCGACAGGTGCCGATACAAGGTGACGGAACCTTGCCAGCGTCGCAGTCAGCGCAGAGGCAATGCTCGTTCAGGCCTCGCTCTCGAAGTTGGTTGAGGCAACTCCCAGGAGACCTGCACGTCGAAACACCAACAAGCTCTGCCAGGATTGGCGCGTGCAATACCGCGGGCATTGGTTCGAAAGCTCACGGGACAGCGGCGGTGACTGCCAGCGGGTGCCGTTAGCTGACGCTGTAGACTACGCTTATCCGCCGCTCTTCGTCGCTGTAACAAGCGCACCGCTTAGTCCGTACCGAGTTCACGAGTTGCCGACGCCGTGTGGCATTGGCCGCGAGGGCAGCAATGCCGGCACATCGCCCCTAGCAGCGCAAGCACGTGTCGCTGTCTAAGCGCGAGCGCCGATGTCGACGCTGTTGATTCAACAAACTCCTGCTCGGACTGCTGCATTGCCTGCAACCTGCTCTCCACGAGCTTGACCCGCATTGCCAATGCAGCTCGACCACGGCACCGGGTCGGCGGCAACGAGGTGGCCCACGCTCTCACGGTGGCCTCTACAGACTTGTTGTGACACGGCTGGCCCAGGAAGAACGTTTCGAGTTCTCTGCTGCGGACCGCGACCCTGCTTTCTACGCGCTCGGTCGGGAACGGAATGATGTTCTCGAGTGCACTCGTGCTCGCGTTCATCGCAGATGCATGCCAGTGCGCCCAAGGCGCACAGGTTTGCCGCCACCGAATCCGCCGAGGACTTCCGCGGGAGGTGCCTTCGACCCTAGCCGCCAAGCCGTGTTCACAGCTGTAGAAACAACGAAGATAATCGACTCCTGCGACGCACCCCGGCCGCCAAGAACGGTAAACAACACGGACGGCAGGTCTCCTGGCTCGCGGGCATGGCGGCGTTGGTCTTCCCGATGCGCAGGTAAGCATCAGTGACTGGGGCAACGCGCTTCACCGCTTACAGTTGCGGGGGCAGCTCCGGCATTCCTCGCCCTTCGTGAGGTCGGGCACCGGATTCCCTGTTAGGCCCTTGCGGGCACCGTCGGAGGTGATCTTGGGTTGTGCGTATCGTGAAAGCAACCCTGATCGACCCTGGCCGCTCCAACACTCCGGGCAACGGAAGGCAACACCGAACTACGTGAGCCCTGCATTCCACTGGTGCGTCGAACCTATGGTTCTGCGTAGCGCGCACTTGTATGACGTCAACCAGATTTCTCGAGGCAGGGACCAGGTTCAATCACTGCCGAGTGAGGGCGTCGCGAGGCGGGCCAATCCGGGGAGCGCTGGATTGATCGGGGCTCGGTGGCGAAGAACCCGCGTTTCGGTCTGAGCTGGTGTCACGCAACAGATCCAGCCCTTTCCGCGGGCTGTTCAACTGAGCTACCTAGGGTTTTCCCTTCCCTGTGTCAGCAGGTCGGGTTCGATAGGCGGACGGCAGGTACGGGGGAGTACCTCTTTCGATTCGCGCTCCGGGCTTCCAAAGGCGGACCGAGTTGGGTTACCGTTCTCGCCAGCGGCAAGCCCCCGGTCCCAACGGGTCCGTGGGTGAAATAAGGGAACGCGGTGAGAATCCGCGGCTGTCCTCGCAACTGTAAGCGTCGAGCAGGCTCCCAACAGGCCACTGTGTCGGTCTCGTCACGTCTATACGCGTGGCGGCGCGGAACACGGGAAGGCGGGAGTCAGCGCACGAGACGCGAGCCAGGAGACCTGCTGCCGTCAATCGCTGCTGCGCCGAGAAGCGAGGTGTCTTCATCGGCCGGTATCCGTTGCAGTGGCGTGCTTTGACGAGCTGCAATGGAAGGCCTTGTGGGCATGCGCGACTCCTTTTCCCAACTCACTTCAGCGTTGCACCGGCCGGTGCGTCGCGGAGGCGTTCGCGTCAGTCTGCCCGGTGCTTTCTGCAGCTTTCCCGCTAATCAGCCGAGGAAAGTGCATTGTCCCATTCCACCGAGTCCGTACCGAAGCTCGCCGTAGCCCTCTCGCTCGCGCTCCCACTCGGGCTGTCTTCAGTCGTCGCCTCGGCTCAGGCCAGTGGGGCGCCGTCAGAGGAGAGCGTCTCAGAAGAACTCGTCGTCATCGGCTCTCGCTTGCCTACGGAGGACTACACCAACGCTGACGAAGCTGCTGGCGAAGAGGTGCGCCGACCGATGCACGTGGCGAGTCTGCTGTTCGACCAACGCGTGCTCGGCGAGCGGCTGGCGGTCGGGGCGAGCGTGGTCTACAACGGCGAACAGTTAGATAACGACTTCCGTAACTATTTCACCAACAACTTCAGCGCCGAGCGCACGCCCCTCGATGGCGTGATGTCGAGAGCCGTGGGGGGTTGGACGCAAGCATACGATTCCTAAGGAACAACACGTGAACGAGACGGACGAAGACAGAAAAGAGCGGCATAACCGCACCATGCAGCGCAAGAAGGCGGTGATCGACGAACAGATCGCCAAGGCGCAGGAAGAGCGTGGTCTAGTGATCTTCATCACCGGCAACGGTAAGGGCAAGACTACTTCGGCCTTCGGCACCCTGTACAGGGCCCTCGGGCACGGCCACCGCGTGGGCGTGGTGCAGTTCATCAAGGGCACTCAGGCGAGCGGTGAGGTGACCTTTCTGCAGCAGTGTCAACCCGCGGTCGACTACTTCGCGATGGCTACTGGATTCACCTGGGACACGCAGAACTGGGATGCGGACAAGGCCGCTGCCGAAGAGGCCTGGTCCGCCGGCAAGCGCATGCTGCACAACGAGGACCTAAACCTCGTGCTGCTCGACGAGATCACCTACATGCTGAAGTTCGGCTACCTCGACATGGATGAGGTGGTGGCGAGCATTCGCGAGCGGCCAAGGATGCAGACCGTGATCCTGACCGGGCGGGGGGCCAAGCCGGCGCTGGTGGAACTCGCCGATACGGTGAGCGAGATCGCCGACGTCAAGCACGCGTACAAGGCCGGCGTGAAGGCCCAGGCCGGGATCGATTTCTAGCGATGGCTCAGGTGGAAAGCGCGAGGGTGGGTCGTCGGCGCGGGGCTGCGCTTGCGGCGTTCAGCCTTCTGGCGGTGTTCGCCACCGCGGCAACCCCGGCGATCGATGTACATGCCGCGTCGGCGTCGACCCTCCCATCGGTAGTCTCCACCAACCTTTGCGCCGATCTGTTCGCGCTCAGCTTAGCGGCTCCGGCGCAGCTCCTGTCCGTGTCCTGGAAGAGCCAGGATCCGGCGCGTTCGCCCCGTGCCGAGCAGGCGCGTGCCTACGCGGCCAACCGTGCCAGCGCCGAGGAGATCATTCACCTGCACCCGGACATCGTGCTCGCCTCGCGTGCCTGGCGCCGCCATCCCCCGGCGGCGCGCTTCGAGGCGCTCGGCATCCGCGTGGTCGTTGTCCCGCTCGCGAAGACCTGGCCCGAGATCCTGGAGGTCACGCAGTGGGTAGCCGATCAGATCGATCGCTCCGCTCGAGGCCGCGAGGTGGTCGCGCAGACCGAACGGCGCCTTGCTCGGCTCGCCGTCCCCGCCGCCGACGGCCGCCCGCGCAGCGTCCTGTATCTGCGCCCGAGCGGCGGTAGTGCCGGGGCCGGGTCGTTCATCGACACGCTCCTGCGCGGGGCCGGGCTCACTAACCACGCCACCACGCTTGGCCTCGAAGGCTGGGGACGCGTCGACCTCGAGACGCTCCTGGTGTCGCCACCGGACCTGTTCCTGCTGAGCGCCTACACTCGCGACCGCGGCTACGCGGAGAGTCAGCTGCTGCGCCACCCGGCGATGCGTTCCCTGTTTACGGGTAGAAGGGTGCTGAGGCTGCCAACCAATCAGGGCAGCTGCTCCACGTGGCACCTGATCGAGACGGCCGAGTACCTCGCGCGGCAACTCCTCACGACTGGCGCCGCCAAGGATGGAGCTGCCATCGGTGAGCGTTCGGGAGCCGGACGATGAGCGCGCAGGTCATGCGCCTGGCGCCGGCGATCGTGCTCACACCGGCGCAGCTGAACGCCGTGTTGGCCGCGGTGTTGCTCGGACTTACGCTGCTCTCACTCACGATCGGCCCAGTCGATCTTCACATCGGCGAGGTGCTTGCTGCACTGTTCGGTACCGGCACGACAGAGGAGGCGCTACGCGAGCAGATCATCGTGCGCGACGTGCGCTTGCCGCGCGCCGTCCTTGCGATCCTTACCGGGGGCTCGCTTGGACTCGCGGGGGCGGCGCTGCAGGGTCTGCTCAGAAATCCCCTCGCTGAGCCTGGTCTGCTTGGGGTGAGTTCGAGCGCCAGCCTCGGGGCGGTGCTCTGCCTTTATTTTGGCGTCGCAGCGCTGAGTCCGTGGTTGCTGCCGGTGGCCGCGATGAGCTTCGCCGGTCTGGCGACGGCGGTGCTTTACGTCATCGCCCGCCGTAGCGCCGCTGTCACCTTGATCCTCGCCGGCATCGCACTCTCGTCCCTCGCCAGTGCGCTCACGTCCCTCGCCCTCAATCTTGCCCCGAATCCCGCTGACGTGCAGGACATCGTGCTGTGGCTGCTCGGCTCACTCAGCCAGCGCAGCTTCTCGGACGTGCAGCTCTGCTTGCCCTTCGTCGTGGTCGGTGCGGCGCTGCTGCTCGCCTGCGGGCCGGCGTTGGACGCGTTGTCGCTGGGGGAGGCGGAGGCGCGCACCCTGGGCGTTCACGTCGCCCGCTTGCGCCAGCAGGTGATTGTCGGCACGGCCCTGTGTGTGGGCGCGTGTGTGGCGATCACGGGAGCTATCGGGTTCGTTGGCCTGGTGGTGCCGCATCTGTTGCGACCATTTGTCGCTTATCGACCGTCCATGCTGCTGACGAGCAGTGCGCTCGGGGGCGCGGTGCTGCTCCTCGCCGCGGATCTGGTGCTGCGCGCGATCAGCGGCCCGCAGGAGATCATGCTGGGCGTCGTCACGGCGCTCATCGGCGCGCCGTTTTTCTTCGCGCTGGTGCTCAGCCGGCAGCAGCGACAGCAAGAAGGGGTGGCGTCGTGATTGAGAAGTTGCCGCCAGATGAGGCGGCGGCCGCGCTGGACGTACGGGAGGTCACCGTGCCTGCCACGCCCCGTCTACGCTTGTCTAGAGTGTCGCTGTCCGTGTCGCGGGGCGAGTGCGTTGGTCTCGTGGGCCCGAACGGTGCTGGCAAGAGCACGTTGCTCAAAGCCATTGCCCAGCTCATCGACTACCGCGGCGAGGTGAGCTTCGGCGCCTGTGACTTAGCCGCGATGAGTTTGCAAGAGCGAGCGCGCCAGCTCGCCTTCCTCGGCCAGGGTGGGCAGAGCGCGTGGCCGCTCAGCGTGCGCGACTTCGTCGCCCTCGGGCGGGTGCCCCACCGGCAGCGTAGCGCTTGGCCTTGGCAGGCGTGGCTTGCGAGTCGCGTGACGAAGATGGAAGCGCCTGCGGACGCGATCGATGATTCGTCCGCGCCTATCGGCGGCTTCACCAACGCGGACGCGGACGCGGATGGGCAAGCGGTCGCCCGGGCGATCGCCCGCACCGGCCTGGAGGCGATGGCCGAGCGGCCGGTAGGCACGCTTTCCGGCGGCGAGTTCGCCCGCGCTCGCCTAGCGCGGGCGCTCGCCGTGGAGGCGCCCCTGTTGCTAGCCGACGAGCCGGTGGCCGCCCTCGATCCCTATCACCAGCTGAAGCTCATGGAACTGCTGAAATCCCAGTGTGAGCACGGGCGCACCGCGATCGTGGTGCTGCACGACCTCACGCTCGCGAGCCGCTTCTGCGACCGGCTGCTGCTGCTCGACCGAGGCGAGGCGGTCGCCTGCGATGTCCCGCGTCGGGTGCTGACGCCAGGGTACCTGCAGCGCGTCTACCAAGTGGAGGCGGTGGTCGGCGAGTACCGTCAACAACCATTCGTCGTACCGTGGGCGTGCGAGCAACGCGGGCCGGCCACGGGCAGCCTCGCTGACGGCGCGTCGGGCGGCGGCGCTGCCGAGCGCGGCAACACTGCGGACCAACCCACGCGAACGCCCGGACCTTCTGGCCCATCCCCCCTACGTTGGCAGGAGACCTGAGTTGAGCAGTTCCGAAGCAACCCCCCAGGACGGTTCGCGCGGCGTGCGCGCCACCACCACCATCATCGTCTGCGAGACCTGCGGCTACAACGCCGAGCAACCCGACGAGGTCCGGCCCGGAAAGCGCTTGGGCGACGCTCTCGCCGAGGCGCTGGAGGCGCGCCGCCAGGCTGCGGAGCAGGCGGGCGATACTGAGGCGGCAGTCGCCTTGGCAAGCCTAGAGGTACGCGCCTTCCGCTGTCTTATGGCCTGCAAGCGCAGTTGCACTGCGCAGTTCCGTGGAGCGGGCAAGATCGGCTACACCGTGGGTGATATGCAGCCGGACCAGGCGAGCGTCGAGACGCTACTCGCCTATGGGTTTCGCTACCAGGCCTCGCCCACCGGGGAAGTGCCCTTCAAACAGTGGCCATCTGGGATCCGTGGCCGATTTGTGGCCCGCTTCCCCGTACTGCCGTTCCCCGACATCGACGAATAGGATCCTAAGCGATGAGCACACCTGCGAAGGCGGCAACGACAGGCCGCATCCCTGCCACGATCGTCACCGGCTTTCTGGGCAGCGGCAAGACCACCCTGCTCAAGAATATGCTGAACAACGCCGATGGGCTGCGGGTCGCCGTCATCGTCAACGAGTTTGGCGAGCTCGGCATCGATGGGGAGATTCTGCGCGGCTGCGGTCTCGGTTGCGACGAAGACGAAGCCGGCGCCTCCAGCGGCTCCAGCGCTGGGACCAGCGGCGAGCAACGTGGCACGCTATACGAGCTCGCCAACGGATGCCTGTGCTGCACCGTGCAAGAAGAGTTCTTCCCCGTGATGCGTGAGCTGGTCGAGCGGCGCGAGGAGATCGATCACATCCTCATCGAAACTTCCGGTCTCGCACTGCCGAAGCCTCTTGTACAAGCCTTCAACTGGCCAGAGATTCGCAACGCCTGCACGGTGGACGCGGTGATCACGGTGGTCGACACGCCCGCCGTCGCAGACGGGCGCTTTGCCGCCGACCCTGAGGCGGTACAGGCGCAGCGGGAGGCCGACCCAAACCTCGATCACGACCCGACGCTGCATGAGCTGTTCGAGGATCAGCTCGGGTCTGCGGACCTGGTCATTCTGAGTAAGACTGACCTCACGGATGCGCAGACCTGTGTGCGTGTTGAAGCCGTGGTGCGCGAGGAGATCCCGGCGCCGGTGAAGATCGTGCGCAGCGACGCAGACGGCGTCGATCTCAGCCAACTGCTGGGGCTCGCCAGTGCGGCGGAGGAGCACATCCACCTGCGTCACAGTCACCACGACCACCACCATGGCGATGGCGAGGCCGATCACGATCACGACCATTTCGATTCGCTGGTGATCCAGCTGCCGGTGGTGAACCGTGACCGGCTGCTAGGCGTTCTGCAGGCACTGGTCGAGCAGCACACCATCTTTCGCGTGAAGGGCTTCGTCGCGCTCGCCGGAAAGCCCATGCGCCTTGTAGTCCATGGCGTCGGGCGGCGCTTCGACCACTACTTCGATCGGCGCTGGAAGCCTGAGGAAACACCGTTCACCCACCTGGTGTTCATCGGCCGGGCGCTGGACCAGGCGACGCTCGAGGCTGCGCTACGGGATGCTGTGGTGGGAGATGCCGAGCGCGGCGATACCGTGGCGACCGCGGCGCCGCAGGGCGATGCGGGTGCTCGGCAGCGGCAGCAGCAGGCGGGCGTCTGACCCATGCACATGCTGGCGGCGCAGCCGGGCGGGTTCGTCGACGACGACTCGATCATTACGCGCCTGGAGCAGACGCCCGCCGATGTGGTGATCCTCAGTGCTGCCGACACGACACTCGCCTTGCTGGCCGAGGCCCATCCGGCTCGCTGGGAGGAATCGTTAGCGGGCGCCGCGTTCCCTACCGTCAGACTGGCCAACCAGCTCCACTTGCGCCAGCACGCTTCCATCGACCTGTACGTGGAGGAGGTGCTGCAGCACGCGAAAGTGATCATCGTCGATCACCTGGGCGGCGAGGGCTACTGGCCCTATGGCACCGAACGTATCGTCTCGCTGTGCCGCGAGCGCCGCATCCCGCTCGTGATGTTTTCGGGCGACAATACCGAAGATTTCAACCTGCTGGCGAAGAGTACTGTTGATGCGGACGTCTGCCGCGCGCTGTGGCGCTACCTACGGGAGGGGGGCGCCGCCAACGCGCGGCAGTTCTACGCCTACATTGCCAGCACGTTCTTCGCCATCGAGTGGCCGGTGCAACCGCCGAAGCCGCTGCCCGCCATCACCGTGTACCACCCGCATCACGAGCTCGCTTCCCTCGCGGACTGGCAGACGCAATGGCAAGCCGATGCACCGGTCGTCCCGATCGCCTTCTATCGCGCCCACCTGCAGTCGGGTAACACGCGTGTGTTCGATGCGCTGTGCGAGGCGCTGCGGGCGCGCGGTCTCAATCCGCTGCCGGTGGCGCTGACGTCGCTCAAGGACCCGCTGTGCTTGGAGACTCTGCAGTCTTTGTGCCGGGAGGCCGAGGCCGAACTCGTGCTCAATACCACGGCCTTCGCCATCAGCGCGCTGGATGACGAGGAGGGCGAGCCGCTCGCCGGGGACGTGCCGGTGTTCCAGCTCATCATGAGCGGGGACAACCAGGAGAACTGGGCTGGCGATGCCCAGGGCCTGCGCCCGCGCGACATCGCCATGCACGTAGCGATGCCCGAGGTGGACGGGCGCATCATCACGCGGT contains these protein-coding regions:
- the cobW gene encoding cobalamin biosynthesis protein CobW — encoded protein: MSTPAKAATTGRIPATIVTGFLGSGKTTLLKNMLNNADGLRVAVIVNEFGELGIDGEILRGCGLGCDEDEAGASSGSSAGTSGEQRGTLYELANGCLCCTVQEEFFPVMRELVERREEIDHILIETSGLALPKPLVQAFNWPEIRNACTVDAVITVVDTPAVADGRFAADPEAVQAQREADPNLDHDPTLHELFEDQLGSADLVILSKTDLTDAQTCVRVEAVVREEIPAPVKIVRSDADGVDLSQLLGLASAAEEHIHLRHSHHDHHHGDGEADHDHDHFDSLVIQLPVVNRDRLLGVLQALVEQHTIFRVKGFVALAGKPMRLVVHGVGRRFDHYFDRRWKPEETPFTHLVFIGRALDQATLEAALRDAVVGDAERGDTVATAAPQGDAGARQRQQQAGV
- the cobO gene encoding cob(I)yrinic acid a,c-diamide adenosyltransferase is translated as MNETDEDRKERHNRTMQRKKAVIDEQIAKAQEERGLVIFITGNGKGKTTSAFGTLYRALGHGHRVGVVQFIKGTQASGEVTFLQQCQPAVDYFAMATGFTWDTQNWDADKAAAEEAWSAGKRMLHNEDLNLVLLDEITYMLKFGYLDMDEVVASIRERPRMQTVILTGRGAKPALVELADTVSEIADVKHAYKAGVKAQAGIDF
- a CDS encoding DUF1289 domain-containing protein — encoded protein: MPAVLHAPILAELVGVSTCRSPGSCLNQLRERGLNEHCLCADCDAGKVPSPCIGTCRLDDALATSVGCGRTMNEIKGWQSRSPTEQAAVLNDYEPARDRLALGRLTKRVDWSTL
- a CDS encoding iron ABC transporter permease → MSAQVMRLAPAIVLTPAQLNAVLAAVLLGLTLLSLTIGPVDLHIGEVLAALFGTGTTEEALREQIIVRDVRLPRAVLAILTGGSLGLAGAALQGLLRNPLAEPGLLGVSSSASLGAVLCLYFGVAALSPWLLPVAAMSFAGLATAVLYVIARRSAAVTLILAGIALSSLASALTSLALNLAPNPADVQDIVLWLLGSLSQRSFSDVQLCLPFVVVGAALLLACGPALDALSLGEAEARTLGVHVARLRQQVIVGTALCVGACVAITGAIGFVGLVVPHLLRPFVAYRPSMLLTSSALGGAVLLLAADLVLRAISGPQEIMLGVVTALIGAPFFFALVLSRQQRQQEGVAS
- the cobT gene encoding nicotinate-nucleotide--dimethylbenzimidazole phosphoribosyltransferase, with the protein product MTTRQPLATRLREAMDSKTKPVGALGRLESLGVQIGLLQQTLTPNAERCELLLFAADHGIAASGVSAYPPEVTRQMVANFLEGGAAASVMSQALDVTLKVIDAGVAGDANDHPALLNRRVAAGTANAHCSPAMNGDQYETAWRHGTELGEIACSDVICLGEMGIGNTSSAALIGHKITGIPLASLVGPGTGLDAVGVDRKLEVLSQAAARTPTPLAPRDAMIEYGGFEIAMMAAAMTAAARRHRLVLVDGFIATAAALHATALAPEIAAALVYAHRSAEPGHDHLLAHLEATPLLDLRMRLGEGTGALLAWPIVKSAAAVLRDMASFAEAGVSGRT
- the cobS gene encoding adenosylcobinamide-GDP ribazoletransferase encodes the protein MRWLGEQYALFLLALQFLTRFPVDTNQVYSQARASRAIRYYPAVGVLVGGLAAVIYVVVMMGFDHPSLAAILSTAATVLVTGAFHEDGLADTCDGIGGGLTRERSLEIMRDSRLGTYGTIALVLILAAKVAVLAALTLHQAVAALLAGHAVSRLSAVFTVASSCYARDHGIAKPVAEGIEPGGLLIAVATTALGVGFALFGIGLDLAATALLMGLVGVAIGHGVSRLAFERKLRGYTGDCLGAVQQCSELGWYLGVLFAWR
- a CDS encoding ABC transporter substrate-binding protein translates to MAQVESARVGRRRGAALAAFSLLAVFATAATPAIDVHAASASTLPSVVSTNLCADLFALSLAAPAQLLSVSWKSQDPARSPRAEQARAYAANRASAEEIIHLHPDIVLASRAWRRHPPAARFEALGIRVVVVPLAKTWPEILEVTQWVADQIDRSARGREVVAQTERRLARLAVPAADGRPRSVLYLRPSGGSAGAGSFIDTLLRGAGLTNHATTLGLEGWGRVDLETLLVSPPDLFLLSAYTRDRGYAESQLLRHPAMRSLFTGRRVLRLPTNQGSCSTWHLIETAEYLARQLLTTGAAKDGAAIGERSGAGR
- a CDS encoding DUF1636 domain-containing protein is translated as MSSSEATPQDGSRGVRATTTIIVCETCGYNAEQPDEVRPGKRLGDALAEALEARRQAAEQAGDTEAAVALASLEVRAFRCLMACKRSCTAQFRGAGKIGYTVGDMQPDQASVETLLAYGFRYQASPTGEVPFKQWPSGIRGRFVARFPVLPFPDIDE
- a CDS encoding ABC transporter ATP-binding protein, giving the protein MIEKLPPDEAAAALDVREVTVPATPRLRLSRVSLSVSRGECVGLVGPNGAGKSTLLKAIAQLIDYRGEVSFGACDLAAMSLQERARQLAFLGQGGQSAWPLSVRDFVALGRVPHRQRSAWPWQAWLASRVTKMEAPADAIDDSSAPIGGFTNADADADGQAVARAIARTGLEAMAERPVGTLSGGEFARARLARALAVEAPLLLADEPVAALDPYHQLKLMELLKSQCEHGRTAIVVLHDLTLASRFCDRLLLLDRGEAVACDVPRRVLTPGYLQRVYQVEAVVGEYRQQPFVVPWACEQRGPATGSLADGASGGGAAERGNTADQPTRTPGPSGPSPLRWQET